From the genome of Nicotiana sylvestris chromosome 2, ASM39365v2, whole genome shotgun sequence, one region includes:
- the LOC104232854 gene encoding bZIP transcription factor 53-like, with protein MASTQQAVSSASDADQQYAKFDERKRKRMESNRESARRSRMRKQQRLGELMGETTQLHKQNSICRERIDSVERNYRAMDAENNVLRAQIAELTERLNSLNSLTQFWADANGFPVELSEIPDALLEPWQLPCPIQPIDASSDMLLF; from the coding sequence ATGGCTTCCACTCAGCAAGCGGTGAGTTCTGCTTCTGATGCAGACCAGCAGTATGCAAAGTTTGACGAAAGGAAAAGGAAGAGAATGGAATCCAATCGTGAGTCTGCTCGTAGGTCACGGATGAGGAAGCAACAGCGACTGGGGGAGTTGATGGGTGAAACAACACAGCTACATAAACAGAACAGTATCTGCCGCGAGAGGATTGATTCTGTTGAGAGAAATTATCGTGCCATGGATGCAGAGAACAATGTACTGAGGGCTCAGATTGCTGAATTGACTGAACGTTTGAATTCATTGAACTCGCTCACACAATTTTGGGCTGATGCTAATGGATTTCCTGTGGAACTCTCTGAAATTCCCGATGCTTTGCTTGAGCCATGGCAGCTGCCTTGCCCTATTCAACCTATCGACGCTTCTTCTGATATGTTGCTGTTTTGA
- the LOC104232857 gene encoding pentatricopeptide repeat-containing protein At1g09220, mitochondrial isoform X2, producing MGRDVNHLLNLVKRHQNYRRAIQQIHTQLIFTTAENTFNTSSIPIILTLWNSVIRHYSLGIFPQEAFFLFQKLRFQYQKVIYFDSFTYSFLIKASANLAQRGTGKQLHCLSLKDGFESHVYVQTALVNMYGECGFVGEAKKVFDEMPVRNSVTWNALISGSIKWGDVKVARAMFDAMPEKNVISWTGLIDGYTRMGRFDEALSLFREMAVIEEIKPSEVSLLAIFPAIWNVRCLECCQMVHAYGEKSGINAFDIRVMNSLVDAYAKCGSIDDAVRVFEDILNERRNLVSWTSIISGYAMHGMAKEASDSYQMMVDAGVEPNRITFLSMLNACSHGGLVDEGLEFFRKMVDEFGIQPDIKHYGSLIDMLGREGRLVEAEEIALEIPNAMSNVVIWRTLLGACSFHDNADMGERVMQKIMEMENKYGGDYVLLSNILAGQAQSKENQDPHYPIQTKDLLRHCRPIHFFHTVEDDCDHPGEH from the coding sequence ATGGGCAGAGATGTTAATCATCTTCTTAACCTCGTTAAAAGACACCAAAACTACCGCAGAGCAATTCAACAGATTCATACTCAGTTAATATTCACCACTGCTGAAAATACCTTCAACACAAGTTCAATACCCATCATATTAACTCTCTGGAACTCTGTAATTCGCCATTACTCTCTTGGTATTTTCCCACAAGAAGCCTTTTTTCTTTTCCAGAAACTCCGATTCCAGTATCAAAAAGTTATATATTTTGATAGCTTTACATATTCTTTCTTGATCAAAGCATCGGCCAATTTAGCACAACGGGGTACTGGGAAACAGCTTCATTGTTTGAGCTTGAAGGATGGATTTGAGTCCCATGTTTATGTGCAAACTGCTCTGGTTAACATGTATGGTGAATGTGGGTTTGTTGGGGAAGCGAAGAAGGTGTTCGATGAAATGCCTGTTAGAAATTCTGTCACTTGGAATGCTTTGATCAGTGGTTCTATTAAATGGGGTGATGTTAAGGTTGCTCGGGCGATGTTCGATGCAATGCCGGAGAAGAATGTCATTTCTTGGACGGGGCTTATTGATGGGTATACGAGGATGGGTCGGTTTGATGAGGCATTGTCATTGTTCCGCGAAATGGCTGTGATCGAGGAGATAAAACCGAGTGAAGTGAGTCTTTTGGCTATTTTCCCGGCTATTTGGAATGTTCGGTGTTTAGAGTGTTGCCAAATGGTTCATGCTTACGGGGAGAAAAGTGGTATTAATGCTTTTGATATCCGTGTTATGAATTCGCTTGTAGATGCTTATGCTAAATGTGGAAGCATAGATGATGCTGTGAGAGTTTTTGAGGATATATTAAATGAACGAAGGAATTTGGTGTCATGGACATCAATAATATCAGGATATGCAATGCATGGGATGGCAAAAGAAGCTTCGGATAGTTATCAGATGATGGTGGATGCAGGTGTTGAACCGAATCGCATAACGTTTTTGAGCATGCTCAATGCTTGCAGTCATGGAGGTTTAGTGGATGAGGGGCTCGAGTTTTTCAGGAAGATGGTTGATGAGTTTGGGATTCAACCAGACATTAAGCATTATGGCAGCTTGATAGACATGTTAGGCAGAGAAGGTAGGTTAGTAGAAGCAGAAGAAATAGCTTTGGAGATACCTAATGCTATGTCTAATGTTGTGATTTGGAGAACACTATTGGGAGCTTGTAGTTTTCATGATAATGCAGATATGGGAGAAAGAGTTATGCAGAAGATCATGGAGATGGAAAACAAATATGGTGGTGATTATGTGCTTCTTTCGAATATCCTTGCAG
- the LOC104232857 gene encoding pentatricopeptide repeat-containing protein At1g09220, mitochondrial isoform X3, with product MGRDVNHLLNLVKRHQNYRRAIQQIHTQLIFTTAENTFNTSSIPIILTLWNSVIRHYSLGIFPQEAFFLFQKLRFQYQKVIYFDSFTYSFLIKASANLAQRGTGKQLHCLSLKDGFESHVYVQTALVNMYGECGFVGEAKKVFDEMPVRNSVTWNALISGSIKWGDVKVARAMFDAMPEKNVISWTGLIDGYTRMGRFDEALSLFREMAVIEEIKPSEVSLLAIFPAIWNVRCLECCQMVHAYGEKSGINAFDIRVMNSLVDAYAKCGSIDDAVRVFEDILNERRNLVSWTSIISGYAMHGMAKEASDSYQMMVDAGVEPNRITFLSMLNACSHGGLVDEGLEFFRKMVDEFGIQPDIKHYGSLIDMLGREGRLVEAEEIALEIPNAMSNVVIWRTLLGACSFHDNADMGERVMQKIMEMENKYGGDYVLLSNILAGMGRSSTE from the coding sequence ATGGGCAGAGATGTTAATCATCTTCTTAACCTCGTTAAAAGACACCAAAACTACCGCAGAGCAATTCAACAGATTCATACTCAGTTAATATTCACCACTGCTGAAAATACCTTCAACACAAGTTCAATACCCATCATATTAACTCTCTGGAACTCTGTAATTCGCCATTACTCTCTTGGTATTTTCCCACAAGAAGCCTTTTTTCTTTTCCAGAAACTCCGATTCCAGTATCAAAAAGTTATATATTTTGATAGCTTTACATATTCTTTCTTGATCAAAGCATCGGCCAATTTAGCACAACGGGGTACTGGGAAACAGCTTCATTGTTTGAGCTTGAAGGATGGATTTGAGTCCCATGTTTATGTGCAAACTGCTCTGGTTAACATGTATGGTGAATGTGGGTTTGTTGGGGAAGCGAAGAAGGTGTTCGATGAAATGCCTGTTAGAAATTCTGTCACTTGGAATGCTTTGATCAGTGGTTCTATTAAATGGGGTGATGTTAAGGTTGCTCGGGCGATGTTCGATGCAATGCCGGAGAAGAATGTCATTTCTTGGACGGGGCTTATTGATGGGTATACGAGGATGGGTCGGTTTGATGAGGCATTGTCATTGTTCCGCGAAATGGCTGTGATCGAGGAGATAAAACCGAGTGAAGTGAGTCTTTTGGCTATTTTCCCGGCTATTTGGAATGTTCGGTGTTTAGAGTGTTGCCAAATGGTTCATGCTTACGGGGAGAAAAGTGGTATTAATGCTTTTGATATCCGTGTTATGAATTCGCTTGTAGATGCTTATGCTAAATGTGGAAGCATAGATGATGCTGTGAGAGTTTTTGAGGATATATTAAATGAACGAAGGAATTTGGTGTCATGGACATCAATAATATCAGGATATGCAATGCATGGGATGGCAAAAGAAGCTTCGGATAGTTATCAGATGATGGTGGATGCAGGTGTTGAACCGAATCGCATAACGTTTTTGAGCATGCTCAATGCTTGCAGTCATGGAGGTTTAGTGGATGAGGGGCTCGAGTTTTTCAGGAAGATGGTTGATGAGTTTGGGATTCAACCAGACATTAAGCATTATGGCAGCTTGATAGACATGTTAGGCAGAGAAGGTAGGTTAGTAGAAGCAGAAGAAATAGCTTTGGAGATACCTAATGCTATGTCTAATGTTGTGATTTGGAGAACACTATTGGGAGCTTGTAGTTTTCATGATAATGCAGATATGGGAGAAAGAGTTATGCAGAAGATCATGGAGATGGAAAACAAATATGGTGGTGATTATGTGCTTCTTTCGAATATCCTTGCAGGTATGGGCAG
- the LOC104232855 gene encoding calvin cycle protein CP12-1, chloroplastic-like, translated as MASIAGVSITTPRILSKTSDSPKVQTLKFQSLNKPWKNSSLVQFGHGKLYLKAISATPDNKLSDLVAESVKEAEEACAENPVSGECAAAWDVVEEASAAASHARDKKKESSDPLENYCKDNPETDECRTYDN; from the coding sequence ATGGCCTCAATAGCTGGTGTTAGTATCACAACCCCAAGAATTTTATCCAAAACATCTGATTCCCCAAAGGTTCAAACCTTGAAATTTCAATCCCTAAACAAACCATGGAAAAACTCATCATTAGTCCAATTTGGACATGGAAAATTGTACCTCAAGGCTATAAGTGCAACACCAGATAATAAGCTATCTGATTTAGTGGCAGAGAGTGTTAAAGAAGCAGAAGAAGCTTGTGCTGAGAACCCGGTTAGCGGAGAATGCGCGGCGGCGTGGGATGTGGTTGAAGAGGCGAGTGCAGCAGCGAGCCATGCTAGGGACAAGAAGAAAGAGTCATCTGACCCTTTGGAGAATTACTGCAAGGATAATCCTGAGACTGATGAGTGCCGTACTTATGACAATTGA